The Hyalangium gracile genome contains a region encoding:
- a CDS encoding ATPase domain-containing protein — protein sequence MSEAQLPDESARRVPSGLHGLDTLLRGGWLHGGTYIITGSPGTGKTILGNQFCFSAVATGGKAVFITVLAESHGRMVKHLEPMRFFQRESVGKSLHYISGYATLKAEGLSGLSRLIFRAVREHEATVLVVDGLAAVEERAESRLAFREFLHSLCVHNSLAGCTSLMLTGMQENPADPQFAMVDGVVVLSAELLGLKSVRGIEVQKFRGGAQLSGKHTFDITDDGLCIYPRTEALYTGQPDVVPDPQQRLPFGIPGLDQMVGGGMVAYSSTLVFGSPGAGKTLLGLHFLGEGARRGEQCLYYGFTETGPRLIMKMSKVGLDLEPLVAKGRLRLEARVAVETLPDALVQDLLGLVDKHRPQRLFIDGMEPFLKSESIDHQRASRFITAVTNELRARKVTVMMTQQTNNLFGSELNVRLEGVEAIIDNVIFLRFVEMRSQLYRMLSVMKMRESDNDPALRLFSISSRGIHVEDTFESAEAVLTGQARPLEPQRKGKKARRKSLPRRRNRS from the coding sequence TTGCTGCGCGGCGGCTGGCTGCACGGGGGCACCTACATCATCACGGGCTCGCCGGGCACGGGGAAGACCATCCTCGGCAACCAGTTCTGCTTCTCGGCCGTCGCCACGGGCGGCAAGGCCGTCTTCATCACCGTGCTGGCCGAGTCCCACGGACGGATGGTGAAGCACCTGGAGCCCATGCGCTTCTTCCAGCGCGAGTCGGTGGGCAAGTCGCTCCACTACATCAGCGGCTACGCCACCCTGAAGGCCGAGGGGCTCTCCGGCCTCAGCCGGCTCATCTTCCGCGCGGTGCGCGAGCACGAGGCCACCGTGCTGGTGGTGGACGGCCTGGCCGCGGTGGAGGAGCGCGCCGAGTCCCGCCTGGCCTTCCGCGAGTTCCTCCACTCGCTCTGCGTCCACAACTCGCTGGCCGGCTGCACCTCGCTGATGCTCACCGGCATGCAGGAGAACCCGGCCGACCCCCAGTTCGCCATGGTGGACGGCGTCGTCGTGCTGAGCGCGGAGCTGCTGGGCCTCAAGTCCGTGCGCGGCATCGAGGTGCAGAAGTTCCGCGGCGGCGCGCAGCTCTCCGGCAAGCACACCTTCGACATCACCGACGACGGGCTGTGCATCTACCCGCGCACCGAAGCCCTCTACACCGGACAGCCGGACGTGGTGCCGGATCCCCAGCAGCGGCTGCCCTTCGGCATCCCGGGGCTGGACCAGATGGTGGGCGGCGGCATGGTGGCCTACTCGTCCACGCTCGTCTTCGGCTCGCCCGGCGCCGGCAAGACGCTGCTGGGGCTGCACTTCCTGGGCGAGGGCGCGCGCAGGGGCGAGCAGTGCCTGTACTACGGCTTCACCGAGACCGGGCCCCGGCTCATCATGAAGATGTCCAAGGTCGGGCTGGACCTGGAGCCGCTGGTCGCCAAGGGCCGGCTGCGGCTGGAGGCACGGGTGGCGGTGGAGACGCTGCCGGATGCGCTGGTGCAGGACCTGCTCGGGCTGGTGGACAAGCACCGCCCCCAGCGCCTCTTCATCGACGGCATGGAGCCGTTCCTCAAGAGCGAGTCCATCGACCACCAGCGCGCCTCGCGCTTCATCACCGCGGTGACCAACGAGCTGCGCGCCCGGAAGGTCACCGTGATGATGACCCAGCAGACCAACAACCTCTTCGGCTCCGAGCTGAACGTGCGCCTGGAGGGCGTCGAGGCCATCATCGACAACGTCATCTTCCTGCGCTTCGTGGAGATGCGCTCGCAGCTCTACCGGATGCTCTCCGTCATGAAGATGCGCGAGAGCGACAATGATCCGGCCCTGCGCCTGTTCTCCATCTCCTCGCGCGGCATCCACGTGGAGGACACCTTCGAGAGCGCGGAGGCCGTGCTCACCGGCCAGGCCAGGCCCCTGGAGCCCCAGAGGAAGGGCAAGAAGGCCAGGCGCAAGAGCCTGCCGCGGCGGAGGAACCGGTCATGA